CAATGTTCCCCACAGTTGTATACCAAATCGAGTATCCAAGAACGGAAAAGATCAGATGGATGTACGTGTTTGAGAAGCTCTGCGCCATTTTTGGAGTTATATTCGTGATGATGATTGTTGCTCAGTTTTTTATGTACCCCATCGCTATGCGCGCTATGGCTGTTAGGGACGCTGGAATGCCCATTTTTTGGGAGCGTATCCGTGAGTGGCTATACCTGCTCCTAAAACTTGTACCCAGCTTTATTATGATGTATTTGTTGGTGTGGTACTTGATTTGGGACGCTATATTGAACTGCATTGCTGAGCTGACTCGTTTCGGAGACCGGTACTTTTACGGCGACTGGTGGAACTGTGTTTCGTGGGATGAGTTTAGCCGTCAATGGAATGTACCAGTCCATCAGTTCCTTCTAAGACATGTCTACCACAGTTCCATCAGTTTTCTGCAACTCAACAAAACGCAAGCAACATTAATGacgtttttcttgagttCAGTTGTGCACGAGCTTGCTATGTACGTccttttccagaagctgaGATTCTACCTGTTTTTCCTACAGATGGCTCAGATTCCACTAGTCCAGCTCGGGAACTCTAGATTCCTCAAGGATAAGAAAATTCTCGGGAACGCTATATTTTGGATTGGTATATGCACAGGTCCTAGTCTGATGTGCACGTTGTATTTAACATTTTAAAGCATCACTATGTGATTACTGTCTATTCCAAAATATATTATTTACAAGTTAGAATTACTTCATACAAACAGTACCTCACAGGCGGCCCTATCACCTGTAAATTTCCTCAAACGGCCTTGTGTCACCAAAGCAACTGTCCCACACCTCGTTCACTATTTTCTCAGCGTGTTTCTGATCCTTACAGTTGGGGTTGCCCATCACACTGAGTGTCGCGCGTCTTCGCACACATTCCTGATGCCCCCCACTAACCTTGAACCCAAAGCCTCTCCTAGAGAACTCCTGCATAAACCTGCACTCTCCGCTTAGACTTGATGCACGTATCTCAGAGCATGCGTGGTGCTTCAGGTTAAGCCAGTCCACCTGCCATTTTAAGTTATCGAAATAATGTACCATCTCATGAGCCATGGTATCTTCGAGATGCCATTTGTCGCGAATTCTATTTTGACAAAGTAGAATTCCTAGTTCTGGATGAAAGCCACCGCTTCTCCACTCTGGACAGATATCGCAAATGATCTTGGACTCATCAAACTTGAGCGCGTTTGTATCTTTCTTATTAAGCTTTGCAATCTGCTGGGCCATGAATATGACTGTGGGCGAGTATTTCAAGAGCCAATCGCGATATTCGTAGCATTTGTTGCACTGATCCCTTTGAATGATAAACTGATAATCGTTTTCATACCGGTCCTTTTCGACAGTAGTAAGGCCTAGCCCTGTTTTGTACTGAAAAGTGCGTCTCCACCAATTGAAACCTCTGACAGAAGATTCATCTAGCGGTGGCTTGGGTCTCTTGATCTCCTCGTTGGGTGGAATTACGTCTCCCATGGCTCTCTCGAGGATGGTTGCAAATATCCTGCGTGGTAGTTGGTTTAgtgttgaaaattttggaaggtTATTCATCTTTAACAATGTCATCGCCTCTAGTTGTTGAACTATTATAAAGCTCACTCAAAGCCTCAGATTTTAAATAAATAGCACCAGAGATGAACATTTGGATTGCTGCTAGTGACGGAAGGGCTGAGCTTGTCGAGAAGTTTCTCTCGGAAGGGTTCACCGCAGAATCAAAAGATCCTAACGGATACACGCCCATTCACGCCGCTGCTTCATATGGTCACATTGACTTGCTGCGGGAGCTTTGCTCCGCGCCTTACAGCGGGAGCGTCAACGTGAGGGACAACGATGGAGACACGCCGCTGCACCACTGCGAGGATGCCAACACTGCCCGTGTTATCCTGGAAGAGCTCGGGGGAGACGCTAAACTGACAAACAACGAAGGAAAGACCGCTTTGGCTGTGTGtgaagaagatggagaATTCACAGATCTGATACAATATCTGAGAGGTGTCAGTGGCCAACAAGAGGAACCGCTCGGTATTGACAGTGAGCAACTAGCCCAATTCAAAGACAATTTGCGCTACACCCTCGAAAATGATCCCGAAACAGATGATCCTCAAAGCATTGAGCGTCGCCAAAAGCTGGAGCAAATCCTCAACGGAGGGAACCCAGAGCAAGATTTAGAAAACTATATAAGGGACCTTGTTCgctctcaacttcttgcTGATGATGAGCCCAGCAAGAGGAGAAAAGATTGAAGGAGCCTAAGAGTCCTAGACAAGCGAGTGTCTACTGTGTAATATCTAAGGTACGTGGTTAAAAGGGAATTTAAGTGCAGATGGCCTTGAATGTGTTCATCGCTCACCGAGCGGCCAGTACCCGTCTCTTCATAACACGTGACCATAAGAACCTTTCACTTTTCTAATCTGTAAAAAGTGGTGGACACCAGTTTAATAGATCGTATATCTGAAAGGGTTTAAGTCAAGCcaatcttctcaaaaatgtcCATTCTGGAACccttcctgaagctctcaaaCTATGCGAATAAGCTGAATGAGAAGTACGCAGCTATGCCCATCGGAGAGCTGCGTGCGTTGACTCTCGCAGAGCGCATTCGTTTCTACAACTGGACCTTTGAAATATGGGCATTGGCGCTCTTGGCTGCGGTATACGGTGCCTACGTAATCGGAACCCGCCTGAACAGCAGACGTGCAACCCAATTGTTTGACTCCTTGACCGATGGGTTCCAGAAATTGGCCTTCGCCAAGGTTGGGTTCTCTACCAAGGCCGGCGAAAAGAAACAGTACGTGGCAGAACAAAATAACACCTGGTACACCACTTTTGCTACTGGCCGTTCTTCTATTGAAAGCATCACCGCGCGTGCTCACATGACAGCTCGCTACAACCCATTGACACTGTTGATGGAGCGTGTTGTGGGCTTATTTTTCCCCAGCTTATTTGAGAAAGACCTCGGCGAGTTCTTGGAGGTGAGCATTGTGCCTAACGGGATCTACGTTACCAGTCCTAATGCTGACCTACCTAAGGAAGATGCTGTTACCGCAATTCTTTCAAGGTTCAAGTTCATTGCCTCCATTGTTAACAAGTCTGTCATGACGAAGGCGCGTGAGACTAACTACTTTTTGTCCTTAACTCACACCTCCGAGAGTGAAAAGCTACCTGTGG
Above is a genomic segment from Lachancea thermotolerans CBS 6340 chromosome A complete sequence containing:
- the ATP23 gene encoding putative metalloprotease (similar to uniprot|P53722 Saccharomyces cerevisiae YNR020C Hypothetical ORF), translating into MGDVIPPNEEIKRPKPPLDESSVRGFNWWRRTFQYKTGLGLTTVEKDRYENDYQFIIQRDQCNKCYEYRDWLLKYSPTVIFMAQQIAKLNKKDTNALKFDESKIICDICPEWRSGGFHPELGILLCQNRIRDKWHLEDTMAHEMVHYFDNLKWQVDWLNLKHHACSEIRASSLSGECRFMQEFSRRGFGFKVSGGHQECVRRRATLSVMGNPNCKDQKHAEKIVNEVWDSCFGDTRPFEEIYR
- a CDS encoding uncharacterized protein (similar to uniprot|P25631 Saccharomyces cerevisiae YCR051W Hypothetical ORF), whose protein sequence is MNIWIAASDGRAELVEKFLSEGFTAESKDPNGYTPIHAAASYGHIDLLRELCSAPYSGSVNVRDNDGDTPLHHCEDANTARVILEELGGDAKLTNNEGKTALAVCEEDGEFTDLIQYLRGVSGQQEEPLGIDSEQLAQFKDNLRYTLENDPETDDPQSIERRQKLEQILNGGNPEQDLENYIRDLVRSQLLADDEPSKRRKD
- a CDS encoding uncharacterized protein (similar to uniprot|P53723 Saccharomyces cerevisiae YNR021W Hypothetical ORF); translated protein: MSILEPFLKLSNYANKLNEKYAAMPIGELRALTLAERIRFYNWTFEIWALALLAAVYGAYVIGTRLNSRRATQLFDSLTDGFQKLAFAKVGFSTKAGEKKQYVAEQNNTWYTTFATGRSSIESITARAHMTARYNPLTLLMERVVGLFFPSLFEKDLGEFLEVSIVPNGIYVTSPNADLPKEDAVTAILSRFKFIASIVNKSVMTKARETNYFLSLTHTSESEKLPVEYVFMSESNQLNGFFEHYAGPEFKDLLAKCSRFLSFVSFTDLPEEKPITDKLWNLKQKPRCVIHCEFVTGTKDLNLLNQLIAEIVKIFDAVTQDYAQNPTKAFLTNDMLKKASNLRSQELQKIVKVMKQVERELAQEKKQDVEREKRRQMRSKLSGQEQDKIDQKMREKRERRMRNRQKVRM